One part of the Rhipicephalus microplus isolate Deutch F79 unplaced genomic scaffold, USDA_Rmic scaffold_24, whole genome shotgun sequence genome encodes these proteins:
- the LOC142786502 gene encoding splicing factor 3B subunit 5 — MGDRYNIHSQLEHLQSKYIGTGHADTARYEWLVNQHRDSYASYLGHFDMLNYFAVVENETKARVRFNIMEKMLQPCGPPPEKAED, encoded by the coding sequence ATGGGTGACCGCTACAACATCCACAGTCAGCTGGAACACTTGCAGTCCAAGTACATCGGCACGGGACACGCCGACACGGCCCGCTACGAGTGGCTCGTGAACCAGCACCGTGACAGCTACGCCTCGTACCTGGGCCACTTCGACATGCTCAACTACTTCGCGGTCGTCGAGAACGAGACGAAGGCGCGGGTGCGGTTCAACATCATGGAGAAGATGCTGCAGCCGTGCGGGCCGCCTCCTGagaaggccgaggactga